The Flavipsychrobacter sp. genome contains the following window.
CTAACCACTGCATTTTTATCGATTCCAAAGGCTGTGGCAATTTGGTCTCTTACATTGTCAATATCTGCATTGGTTAATGACCAGAATCCATTTGCTTTGCCTCCTAGTATATTTAATAAATTATCAGACTTTGTTTTGTCGATCTTAGCGTTGTATGCGAAACGTAGTGAGTAGATAAATCCATACCCTTCAGATAAAGCGTGGAATTTACTTGCGTCATCACTAGCAGTTTTTGTTTGGTTTAGGTAACTGATAGCTACTGTAGCTACAGCCTTTTCCAGTGCAGTACGAATGTAGGTTATTTGCTCGTCGCGTGTTGTCAGGTCATTATTAACAATAGCCGCACGTCCTTTTAAGAAAGCTACATATACAGCCTCAGGGTCTCCACCAACAGATGTTCCTACTTGGCGTACATAACCACCCAAGAACGATTCAAGATATTTTGTAGCATCGTTAGGGTCTTTCATTGGGTAGGTAGGGTTGCTTGTCAAGTAACCGTATGCTTCATCCCAATGGTGTTGCATAGCGGTATAGTTCTTGCCATCAACTATTGTTTTATTATCCGCTGCTTGTTTTTCAGTACCTAGGTATACATTGCTGATCTGGTCAAGCATCATAGCACCGATAAGCCCTTTTTGTACAAACTGAGCATATTCAAATCCTTTTTCATCTACAAGTCGCTTGCCGCCTAGCAAACCTGCATTGCCTTGAGTAGCTGTTTGTCCGTTTAGCTTGCTAATTCTTTCCAATTCTTTGAAATAGTTGTAGAAATGTTGACGCTCTGCATCAGCATCTACAGCTGAGAATGATGCTGCTGATTTGCTAACGATAACTTTTGTTGTTGCAGTATTTAAGTCATTGCTAGTGAAAGGTGTGTTCTTGTTTTCGAACATATCTTTCATCTTTTGCTCATTTATTGCTGCAGTAGTACCTGTTTTTATATAAGTGTCTAACTCTTTTAGCATCTCAATACGAGTAGTCTGTCCGCTAAAGTCTACTGAAGTTTTCCCGTCAGTACCTTTAAAGGTCTCCAAGTAGTTGCTACTTGCGGTTAAGGTGTTATATGGTATTGTAAGGTTATTTGTTGGGGCAGGAGTAACAGAGTTATCCTTTGTGCATGAGGTAAATCCTATTGCTAATAATAAAGCCGAACCGATTATTTTATTCATTGTTTTTCTTTTTACGGATGCAAATGTAGGGGACGGTTTAAAGAGTGGTTTTAATAATCGGGAAAAATCTGTTGCGAAATCGGGAAACTATGTATATCGTTGATAATCAATGAATGTATTTTCTTTCGTATACATGTATAGCTGTTGTTATAAATAACATTGATATGATTCTCTGATAAAAATCATTGAAAAGACGAGTAATAAAAAATAGCTTTGCGCGCAAAATGTAGCGATATGGCAAAGTTTTGGAAAAAACTATCACACACACAGCAGGATGAAAGAGTGTCTAAAGCACTGGCTTTAAACATAGATTACAAGGATAAGGTTTCTTTGGGTGTTCCTGCCTCGCGTTTGGATGGTAATGTGTTTTATGAGCAAGCACCTTTTTTGAAGGATGCACCTCTGTTACGTACTTATGTTGCCAATCCAAACCATATAGGATGCCATACGCTGGGTGAGTCGGAGACTTTCTTTAAAGGTACACAAGATATTGAGCGTGAAGTGATTGAAATGCTTTGTGTAGATATGCTTAAGGCAGAAGAAGGCAGTTGTGATGGTTATGTAGCGGCTGGAGGAACGGAAGCTAATATTCAGGCAGCGTGGATATATCGTAACTATTTTAAAAGAGAGCATAATGCCACACATAATGAAATAGCATTGCTGGGCTCTGCTGATACCCATTACTCTATATCAAAAGCTGCAAACCTGCTAAATCTAGAATGGTATGAGGCTCCTGTGGGTTATGAGGACAGAATAATAGTTGAGGAGGGGCTAAATGAAGTGATACAGGAGGCTAAGAAGGATGGGGTAAAGTATTTTATCGTTATTTCTAATATGGCTACAACTATGTTTGGTAGTGTAGATGATCCGGAGCTATATATAAAATGCTTAGAAGCAAATGATG
Protein-coding sequences here:
- a CDS encoding DUF4856 domain-containing protein; translation: MNKIIGSALLLAIGFTSCTKDNSVTPAPTNNLTIPYNTLTASSNYLETFKGTDGKTSVDFSGQTTRIEMLKELDTYIKTGTTAAINEQKMKDMFENKNTPFTSNDLNTATTKVIVSKSAASFSAVDADAERQHFYNYFKELERISKLNGQTATQGNAGLLGGKRLVDEKGFEYAQFVQKGLIGAMMLDQISNVYLGTEKQAADNKTIVDGKNYTAMQHHWDEAYGYLTSNPTYPMKDPNDATKYLESFLGGYVRQVGTSVGGDPEAVYVAFLKGRAAIVNNDLTTRDEQITYIRTALEKAVATVAISYLNQTKTASDDASKFHALSEGYGFIYSLRFAYNAKIDKTKSDNLLNILGGKANGFWSLTNADIDNVRDQIATAFGIDKNAVVSH
- a CDS encoding pyridoxal-dependent decarboxylase; amino-acid sequence: MAKFWKKLSHTQQDERVSKALALNIDYKDKVSLGVPASRLDGNVFYEQAPFLKDAPLLRTYVANPNHIGCHTLGESETFFKGTQDIEREVIEMLCVDMLKAEEGSCDGYVAAGGTEANIQAAWIYRNYFKREHNATHNEIALLGSADTHYSISKAANLLNLEWYEAPVGYEDRIIVEEGLNEVIQEAKKDGVKYFIVISNMATTMFGSVDDPELYIKCLEANDVAYKLHLDGAFGGFIYPISTPASTINFANPKVSSITLDAHKMLQAPYGTGVFLARKGLMEYVFTEEAAYVNGMDITLSGSRSGANAIAIWMIMVTYGPHGWFEKINKLLYRTDWCCKQLDELGVGYYRYPKMNIITIMGKYMNNELAEKYGLVPNSHGANPEWFKIVVMDHVEVEHLEMFINELKAHLGK